From Sediminitomix flava, the proteins below share one genomic window:
- a CDS encoding CheR family methyltransferase: MLAKSYNSYSTPSTKNTSLEENHHQKEIIKLFQNLSNFCWSYKYFEKWFPEFLAKSTFESIAEINTFYENYPEELYNIINNLENASTEFFSPNIDWQLLQKKIVELDNLKSSAPIRIWVLGANQGESVYSLSILLEKLKLKKEYQLFGTDQLLGNIKIARSATYSSEQIKNVEKKDIDRFFESKNGMYSIANKVKSKIFFSNHCPIKNPPYNNMDLVICQGIHHQIDLKHHGLMNRSIHFSLRKEGLLFLSKDGYHRSLKNCGLKADDITPNHIFINHKKISVISYKISDYRFYMNHSATTAINFKDLDETKGSNLYEVTLDIPSKSVRENVSNQAKLKDINYQVFSKLLNEYNELIYTSFVSLSKIGSNEILIRNIKLNNLFFPISFKVQNKRNSTNQNSFYLKIMIN, encoded by the coding sequence ATGCTTGCGAAGTCTTACAATTCTTATTCAACACCATCAACTAAGAATACCTCTTTAGAAGAGAATCATCACCAAAAGGAAATCATCAAACTATTTCAAAATCTATCTAACTTCTGTTGGTCATATAAGTATTTTGAAAAGTGGTTTCCTGAATTTTTAGCCAAATCAACATTTGAGAGTATTGCTGAAATCAATACATTTTATGAAAACTATCCAGAAGAGCTTTATAACATCATAAATAACCTTGAAAATGCTTCAACAGAATTCTTTTCACCAAACATAGATTGGCAATTACTCCAAAAGAAAATAGTAGAATTAGATAATCTGAAGAGTTCAGCCCCTATCCGGATTTGGGTATTAGGTGCAAATCAAGGAGAAAGTGTCTATTCGCTATCTATTCTATTAGAAAAACTCAAGCTTAAAAAGGAATATCAACTTTTTGGTACGGATCAATTACTAGGCAATATCAAAATAGCTAGAAGTGCCACATATTCTTCTGAACAAATTAAGAATGTAGAGAAAAAGGATATCGACCGTTTCTTTGAATCTAAAAATGGCATGTATTCAATAGCGAATAAGGTGAAATCTAAGATATTTTTTAGTAATCACTGTCCAATCAAAAATCCACCTTACAACAATATGGACTTAGTGATTTGTCAAGGGATTCATCATCAAATTGATTTGAAACACCATGGACTCATGAATCGCTCCATTCATTTCTCACTCAGAAAAGAAGGGCTTCTTTTTTTAAGTAAGGATGGATATCATAGAAGTTTAAAGAATTGCGGTTTAAAAGCAGATGATATCACACCGAATCACATTTTCATCAATCACAAAAAAATAAGTGTGATTAGTTATAAAATCAGTGATTACAGATTTTATATGAATCACTCTGCTACTACAGCTATAAACTTCAAAGATTTAGATGAAACGAAAGGTTCAAATTTATATGAAGTAACCCTAGATATACCTTCAAAATCTGTGAGAGAGAATGTGAGCAATCAGGCTAAACTAAAGGATATAAACTACCAAGTATTTTCAAAATTGTTAAACGAATACAATGAGCTTATTTATACGTCTTTCGTGAGTTTATCTAAGATTGGGTCAAACGAAATTCTCATCAGAAACATTAAATTAAACAACTTATTTTTTCCTATAAGTTTTAAGGTTCAGAACAAAAGAAATAGCACAAACCAAAACTCATTTTATCTTAAAATTATGATAAATTAA
- a CDS encoding SixA phosphatase family protein: protein MKNLYLIRHAKSSWKDPSLDDYDRPLNKRGKLAASKMGSWMNQNQYFPDLILTSKAIRAKRTARLIADELKLDFLNIIEDHSLYDCPQDHIMKYLQKLDDRYDSVYLVFHNPSITKLANDFIQDFYFDNIVTSGIVGLKFSMDSWSDISKTQADLLFYQFPKNF from the coding sequence ATGAAAAACCTATATTTAATTCGTCATGCAAAATCATCTTGGAAAGATCCATCGTTAGATGATTACGATCGCCCACTCAATAAAAGAGGGAAACTTGCAGCCTCTAAAATGGGAAGTTGGATGAATCAAAATCAATATTTTCCAGACCTAATTCTTACATCAAAAGCGATTAGAGCAAAAAGAACCGCTAGATTGATTGCCGATGAATTAAAGTTGGATTTTTTGAATATTATAGAAGACCATTCATTGTATGATTGTCCCCAAGACCATATCATGAAATATCTTCAAAAGTTAGATGATCGATATGATTCTGTTTATTTAGTTTTTCATAATCCTTCAATCACAAAATTAGCAAATGACTTTATTCAAGATTTTTACTTTGATAATATCGTGACGTCTGGTATTGTTGGATTAAAGTTTTCTATGGATTCCTGGTCAGACATTTCTAAAACTCAAGCAGATTTACTTTTTTATCAATTCCCCAAAAATTTTTAA
- a CDS encoding glycerol-3-phosphate dehydrogenase/oxidase: MNREEQLQEIASLKEWDLIVIGGGATGLGCALDATMRGLKTLVVEQADFAKGTSSRSTKLIHGGVRYLEQGDVGLVQEALYERGLLKENAPHLVRNQRFVIPVYDWWYQPYYTIGLKVYDLMSGKLGLGPSESISKEETINAIPNIQQEGLSGGVVYYDGQFDDARLAITLAHSITDFGGNVINYMKVTGLSKDLKGYVNGVKVEDLEKGEEYHLNSKMVVNATGIFVDQINKMDLPDSHDIIKPSQGTHIVLDKSFLPSNDAIMVPKTDDGRVLFAVPWYNRVVVGTTDIPLKESQLEPRPKEEEVDFILSTAGKYLTKSPKRSDIKSYFAGIRPLVQPNKDVNTKEISRSHTILVSDSNLVTVTGGKWTTYRSMGEETIDKVLEVGNFPKLKCMTKNLLLHGFLKQGEDEGDLSPYGKDLQKIRALIEDDETLSDELGTEVKISKAEIVWATRFEMARKLEDVLARRTRVLFLDAQTAIDIAPKVADVMAKELKEGQPWIESQIKEFRTLALRYLPSVDLSEKEVSV, from the coding sequence ATGAATCGAGAAGAACAATTACAAGAAATAGCGTCTTTGAAAGAATGGGATTTAATAGTGATTGGTGGAGGAGCGACAGGACTAGGTTGTGCCTTAGATGCGACCATGAGAGGTTTGAAAACCTTGGTCGTTGAACAAGCCGACTTTGCTAAAGGGACATCGAGTAGAAGTACAAAATTGATTCATGGAGGAGTTCGCTATTTAGAGCAAGGGGATGTTGGTTTAGTTCAAGAAGCTTTGTATGAAAGAGGATTATTGAAAGAAAATGCCCCACATTTAGTACGAAATCAACGTTTCGTAATTCCTGTTTACGATTGGTGGTATCAGCCATATTATACGATAGGTCTTAAAGTTTATGATCTGATGTCAGGCAAATTAGGTTTAGGGCCATCTGAAAGCATTTCTAAGGAAGAAACAATAAACGCTATCCCTAATATTCAGCAAGAAGGTTTAAGTGGAGGTGTTGTTTATTATGATGGACAATTTGATGATGCCAGACTGGCGATTACGCTTGCGCATTCTATTACCGACTTTGGTGGTAATGTCATTAATTATATGAAAGTGACAGGACTTTCAAAAGATCTTAAAGGCTATGTGAATGGAGTGAAAGTAGAAGATCTTGAAAAGGGAGAAGAATATCATCTGAATTCAAAAATGGTAGTCAATGCGACAGGTATTTTTGTGGATCAGATTAATAAAATGGATTTGCCAGACTCTCATGATATTATAAAACCAAGTCAAGGAACACATATTGTTTTAGACAAGAGCTTTTTACCAAGTAATGATGCGATTATGGTTCCTAAGACTGACGATGGAAGAGTGTTATTTGCAGTGCCTTGGTATAATAGGGTAGTGGTTGGGACTACAGATATTCCATTAAAAGAATCGCAGTTAGAGCCAAGGCCAAAGGAAGAAGAAGTTGATTTTATTCTTTCAACAGCAGGTAAGTACTTGACAAAATCGCCTAAAAGATCAGATATAAAGAGTTATTTTGCTGGTATTCGACCACTTGTACAGCCAAACAAAGATGTAAATACTAAAGAAATATCAAGATCTCATACAATTTTAGTTTCCGATTCTAATCTAGTAACAGTAACAGGAGGGAAATGGACAACTTATAGAAGTATGGGGGAAGAAACAATCGATAAAGTTTTAGAGGTTGGAAACTTTCCTAAGTTGAAATGTATGACCAAAAACTTATTGCTTCATGGTTTCTTAAAACAAGGGGAGGATGAAGGAGATTTATCACCATACGGTAAAGATTTGCAGAAAATAAGAGCTCTTATAGAAGATGATGAGACGCTTTCTGATGAGTTAGGAACAGAGGTCAAGATTAGCAAAGCTGAAATTGTGTGGGCTACCAGATTTGAAATGGCTCGGAAGCTGGAAGATGTTTTAGCTAGAAGAACGAGAGTTCTTTTCTTAGATGCACAAACAGCGATAGATATTGCGCCAAAAGTAGCAGATGTAATGGCTAAAGAATTGAAGGAGGGCCAGCCTTGGATAGAGAGTCAAATAAAAGAGTTTAGAACACTTGCTTTAAGGTATTTACCAAGTGTAGATTTGAGTGAAAAAGAGGTCAGTGTGTAA
- a CDS encoding YdcF family protein: MLYFASKVAYIVVMPIFWVLFLLALALFKKKYRALFLFLGIALLLLFSNPVFVNHFMLKWEVPPTPLTELEDKKYDVGIVLSGVTNNTKLPRDRTYLRHGGDRVMHAVMLYKMKKIKNIIITGSYTKVSGEKLGESEAMKNLMLLSGVKEKDIIIEQSSRNTYESAIQTKELLKGQFPEKQYLLITSAFHMRRSLACYEKQGIKVDGFSTDFYTSDAESDWSDWIGGMLPSEHSFFVFSKLVHEVFGFYVYKALGRC, translated from the coding sequence ATGTTATACTTTGCCTCCAAGGTCGCTTACATTGTCGTAATGCCTATATTTTGGGTGTTATTTTTATTAGCGTTAGCTCTATTCAAAAAAAAATATCGAGCATTATTCTTATTCTTAGGAATTGCACTTTTATTGCTTTTCTCTAACCCTGTTTTTGTAAACCATTTTATGTTGAAATGGGAGGTTCCTCCAACTCCTTTAACTGAGTTAGAAGATAAAAAATATGATGTAGGAATAGTATTAAGTGGTGTTACAAATAATACAAAATTACCTAGAGATAGAACTTATTTAAGGCATGGTGGTGATCGAGTCATGCATGCGGTCATGCTTTATAAGATGAAGAAAATCAAGAATATTATCATTACAGGTTCTTATACAAAAGTATCAGGAGAAAAGTTGGGAGAATCTGAAGCAATGAAGAATCTGATGCTTTTATCTGGAGTAAAAGAGAAAGATATAATTATTGAGCAATCTTCAAGAAATACTTACGAAAGTGCAATTCAGACTAAGGAATTATTAAAGGGCCAATTTCCTGAAAAGCAATATCTATTAATTACTTCTGCTTTTCACATGAGAAGATCTCTTGCCTGTTATGAAAAACAAGGGATTAAGGTTGATGGTTTTAGTACTGATTTTTACACTTCAGATGCAGAATCTGATTGGTCAGATTGGATAGGAGGAATGTTACCCTCAGAACATAGTTTCTTTGTTTTTAGTAAGCTAGTTCATGAGGTTTTCGGTTTCTACGTCTATAAAGCACTAGGTAGGTGCTAG
- a CDS encoding heparinase II/III family protein has protein sequence MKLVKVFLGILTLFFFNEAVSANDKIPSRKVISNENLYAYLKTDVRKNLNAEDGISEEALAKYFREVFAEKFFYDWKNVDARFKQYENLYQVQSKHTNRAKDHLKKFNADTHWKLPFKYQNGKEVNAYALRHLARQHKMLDIAFLYFYDDKNPKYVDYFTKQLQSLNSSLDKDQYEKIEDGNGVYEAFRSGYRVLNWLSIHNLFLGESEYSDEDQLRTVATFIQHAQHLYETNAKFKSGNHQTRGMSALAMLSIIFSDFKGSEAWFDRAMTRLNEHLSNEINEDGFQFERSVHYHMSDISNYFYVYQLARINEIELSQEWLVKLKSLFTTLVKIAYPDKTAPVLQDDTDKPWAEKNDISGTMTLGYLLFEEPQFGYFANNKVDDKLYWFLKESQLEDLKNIRKDSPSFGAVNFDKTHYYIMREGWEKDDKMMIISAGVDSKKPDHQHGDILGIQAMANGNVILPNYQVRYSLDDYELFKNSKVKNVALVDDILQGQQWTSNKGGSGFGKFKKLPKPSVLKWDSNKYFDLFVGKHDGFEENGVHYSRQVIYIKDKFWIVKDNFKSDTEHTYKQVWQGHYTKESKEGLIRSSFSNGAGCDILQLNVIDSISKDGSRGKEWSIISKNGIEENFISIIYPYNSYSKRLDETSEHLKIDDWKLNELNYEAKGNNLVSLVDDEKSILFGVKYFSLNGIKVEFSNEVDVFVRNKKDYITLKIIGDQGANLNISGVSKITKVKKEVNENNFRLEIDEELKCTK, from the coding sequence ATGAAATTGGTCAAAGTATTTTTAGGAATCCTCACTCTCTTCTTTTTCAATGAGGCTGTATCTGCTAATGATAAAATCCCATCAAGGAAAGTTATTTCTAATGAAAATCTTTATGCTTACTTAAAAACAGATGTAAGAAAGAATCTAAATGCTGAAGATGGAATTAGCGAAGAGGCTTTAGCAAAGTATTTTAGAGAAGTCTTTGCTGAAAAATTCTTTTATGATTGGAAAAATGTTGACGCACGTTTTAAGCAATATGAAAACTTATACCAAGTTCAGTCAAAACACACAAATCGGGCTAAGGATCATCTTAAGAAATTTAATGCTGACACACATTGGAAGCTTCCTTTTAAGTATCAAAATGGTAAAGAAGTAAATGCTTATGCACTGCGTCATTTAGCAAGGCAGCATAAAATGTTAGATATAGCTTTCTTATACTTTTATGATGATAAAAACCCTAAATACGTAGACTACTTCACCAAACAACTTCAATCCTTGAATTCATCACTGGATAAAGATCAATACGAGAAAATAGAAGATGGAAATGGTGTCTACGAAGCATTTCGCTCAGGTTACAGAGTTTTAAATTGGCTTAGTATTCATAATCTATTCTTAGGTGAATCTGAGTACTCTGATGAAGATCAACTCAGAACTGTAGCGACTTTTATTCAACACGCTCAACATCTCTATGAGACTAATGCAAAATTCAAATCTGGAAATCATCAAACAAGAGGCATGTCTGCTCTAGCCATGCTATCAATCATATTCAGCGATTTCAAAGGTTCAGAAGCTTGGTTTGATAGAGCAATGACAAGACTAAACGAACACCTGTCTAATGAAATTAATGAAGATGGGTTCCAGTTTGAAAGAAGTGTTCACTACCACATGAGTGATATCTCAAATTATTTCTATGTATACCAGTTGGCTCGAATAAATGAAATAGAATTAAGTCAAGAATGGTTGGTAAAGCTTAAATCTTTATTTACGACACTAGTTAAAATAGCATACCCAGATAAAACAGCACCTGTCTTACAAGATGATACGGATAAACCTTGGGCTGAAAAAAATGACATTTCAGGAACAATGACTCTAGGCTATCTTCTTTTTGAAGAACCACAATTTGGATATTTTGCAAATAATAAAGTAGATGACAAACTCTATTGGTTCTTAAAAGAAAGTCAATTAGAAGATCTCAAAAATATCAGAAAAGATAGTCCCTCCTTTGGCGCAGTGAATTTCGATAAAACTCATTACTACATCATGCGTGAGGGATGGGAAAAGGATGATAAGATGATGATCATCAGTGCTGGAGTTGATTCCAAAAAACCGGACCATCAGCATGGTGATATTCTTGGAATACAGGCTATGGCAAATGGAAATGTTATTTTACCAAACTACCAAGTTCGATATTCTTTAGATGACTATGAACTATTTAAAAATTCGAAAGTAAAAAATGTTGCTCTAGTCGATGATATTCTTCAAGGTCAACAATGGACTTCAAATAAAGGAGGAAGTGGTTTTGGTAAATTTAAAAAACTACCTAAACCAAGTGTTTTAAAATGGGACAGCAACAAATACTTTGATTTATTTGTAGGAAAACATGATGGATTTGAAGAAAATGGGGTCCATTACAGTAGACAAGTCATATATATCAAAGACAAATTTTGGATTGTAAAGGATAATTTCAAATCAGACACTGAACATACTTACAAACAGGTTTGGCAGGGGCATTATACTAAAGAATCAAAAGAAGGTTTGATTCGATCTAGTTTTAGTAATGGAGCTGGATGTGATATTCTACAATTAAATGTGATAGATAGCATATCAAAAGATGGTAGTAGAGGAAAGGAATGGTCAATAATCTCAAAAAATGGGATTGAAGAAAACTTTATCAGTATTATTTATCCATACAATAGTTATTCAAAACGATTAGATGAAACTTCAGAACACTTAAAAATAGACGATTGGAAACTCAATGAGCTTAACTATGAAGCTAAAGGCAATAATTTAGTAAGCCTAGTAGATGATGAGAAGTCAATCTTATTTGGGGTGAAATACTTTAGTTTAAATGGAATAAAAGTGGAATTCTCCAACGAAGTAGATGTTTTCGTTAGAAATAAAAAAGACTATATAACCCTTAAAATTATAGGTGATCAAGGGGCGAACTTAAACATCTCGGGAGTCTCAAAAATTACAAAAGTTAAAAAAGAAGTTAATGAGAATAATTTCAGATTAGAAATAGATGAAGAACTGAAATGTACTAAATGA
- a CDS encoding putative type IX sorting system protein PorV2, translated as MIIKKLISLLFILILVHSSALGQVTAPKYVNEFLNIGVGARGLAMSGSMVENVNDETSSYWNPAGLLGVQSKYEIAGMYASYFAGTSNYNYVGFASKIDAVSAIGFTAIRFGVDGIPDTRYLFDADGQLNYDNVESFSSADYAFLFSYARRLPLLDDFRLGGNLKVIHRTAGYFASSWGFGLDFGVQTKWNDWLFGATLKDAVGTFNAWSINQDALEETAIETGSELASNSIEVAVPQLQIGIGRYLSIYKQRNKVKHLDAESSQKDILGVLMSLGLDGTFDGQRNTPISTELVSVAPHFGMELHYLNTIFLRGGIGNFQQVKDFDGSLSWEMQPNFGIGFSFDRWNIDYAFTNIGEVSSVGYSHIFSLKVNLERSKSYQPRYKSHEIY; from the coding sequence ATGATCATAAAGAAATTAATCTCACTTTTATTTATTCTAATTTTAGTCCATTCTTCTGCTCTTGGGCAAGTAACTGCCCCCAAATATGTAAATGAATTCTTAAATATAGGAGTTGGAGCTAGAGGATTAGCCATGTCAGGCTCGATGGTCGAAAATGTTAATGACGAAACATCAAGTTACTGGAATCCTGCAGGACTTTTAGGTGTACAAAGCAAGTATGAAATAGCTGGTATGTATGCCTCTTACTTTGCTGGAACTTCCAACTATAACTATGTTGGATTTGCAAGCAAAATAGATGCAGTAAGTGCGATAGGCTTCACTGCTATCCGATTTGGAGTAGATGGAATTCCAGATACTAGATACTTGTTTGATGCTGATGGGCAATTGAACTATGACAATGTTGAGTCTTTTTCATCTGCAGATTATGCCTTCTTATTTTCTTATGCCAGAAGATTACCTTTACTAGATGACTTCAGACTTGGAGGAAACCTAAAAGTCATACACCGAACAGCAGGTTATTTTGCTTCTTCTTGGGGTTTTGGATTAGACTTTGGTGTTCAAACCAAATGGAATGATTGGCTATTTGGGGCGACTTTAAAAGATGCCGTTGGAACCTTCAATGCTTGGAGTATAAACCAAGATGCATTGGAAGAAACAGCCATTGAAACTGGTAGTGAATTGGCTAGTAACTCTATAGAAGTCGCTGTTCCTCAGTTACAAATTGGTATTGGTCGTTATCTCTCTATTTACAAACAACGTAATAAAGTTAAGCATTTAGATGCCGAGTCTTCTCAAAAAGACATTTTAGGCGTTTTAATGTCATTGGGATTAGACGGTACTTTTGATGGGCAGAGAAATACACCAATTAGTACTGAGTTAGTCAGTGTGGCTCCACACTTCGGTATGGAATTACATTATTTAAATACAATATTCTTAAGAGGAGGAATCGGAAACTTCCAACAAGTTAAAGATTTTGATGGTTCTTTATCATGGGAAATGCAACCTAATTTTGGCATTGGTTTCTCATTTGACCGATGGAATATAGATTATGCTTTCACTAACATTGGTGAAGTATCATCTGTTGGCTATTCACATATTTTTTCTTTAAAAGTAAACCTTGAGAGATCTAAATCTTATCAACCTAGATACAAATCCCATGAAATATATTAA
- a CDS encoding PDDEXK family nuclease — MNHYPQIFFPTNLNRDTDTQKVIKKPKQKLTYFLIGINSLAFCYSISQNRFEGLFITIIFSLILLILASLKNKKRVVKTPTKKKYRLKSTPAEIYYPNQRRGISEDILLKHLALEFEDLIVFDRIIEKFRNAKPYQPDLILHDPKSGIWFDIEIDEPYEIYSRKPIHFINQNGISIDEKRNKYFLSKNWVVIRFTEAQVLNNPEGCKAIVGHILFEVLGYQGFKKYASQVWHLVPESAPWSKAQSEILAKNNFREKMLRKYNQKLKLDRQLSKKASY; from the coding sequence ATGAACCACTATCCTCAAATATTCTTTCCAACAAACTTAAATCGCGATACCGATACTCAAAAAGTTATAAAGAAGCCCAAACAAAAACTGACTTATTTTTTAATAGGAATTAATTCATTAGCATTCTGCTATTCAATTTCACAAAACAGATTTGAAGGATTATTTATTACTATCATTTTCTCTCTCATATTATTAATTCTTGCATCTCTGAAGAATAAAAAAAGAGTAGTAAAAACACCAACTAAGAAAAAATATAGGCTTAAAAGTACTCCTGCAGAAATTTATTACCCGAATCAAAGGCGAGGGATTTCTGAAGATATTCTTCTAAAACACTTAGCCTTAGAATTTGAAGATTTAATTGTCTTTGACCGCATAATCGAAAAATTCAGAAATGCGAAGCCTTATCAACCTGATTTAATACTTCATGACCCAAAATCTGGAATTTGGTTTGATATAGAAATAGATGAACCCTATGAAATCTATAGTCGCAAACCAATCCATTTTATAAATCAAAATGGTATTAGCATTGATGAAAAAAGGAACAAATATTTTTTATCAAAAAACTGGGTAGTTATCAGGTTCACAGAAGCGCAGGTTTTAAATAACCCGGAAGGTTGCAAAGCGATAGTTGGTCATATATTATTTGAAGTTTTAGGCTATCAAGGATTCAAAAAGTATGCTAGTCAGGTATGGCATCTTGTTCCAGAAAGTGCTCCTTGGTCAAAAGCTCAATCTGAGATTTTAGCCAAAAATAACTTTAGGGAAAAAATGCTGAGAAAGTATAACCAAAAGCTAAAACTAGATCGTCAGTTATCAAAAAAGGCTTCCTACTAA
- a CDS encoding response regulator codes for MKRILLVDDREVDNYINTLICQDTGLVEIIDSCKNGKDAIDYLSTKGDDDNYPKPDIIFLDINMPIMNGWEFLEAYDQLDKDKQGGKVIIMLTTSLNPDDIARAKQYTSLDEFRSKPMTKEMFIDIIEKYESSLV; via the coding sequence TTGAAGCGTATTTTACTTGTAGATGATAGAGAAGTGGATAATTACATTAATACTCTCATCTGTCAAGATACTGGACTTGTAGAAATTATTGATTCTTGCAAAAATGGTAAAGATGCAATTGATTACCTTTCTACAAAAGGTGACGATGATAATTACCCAAAGCCAGACATAATTTTTTTAGATATTAATATGCCCATCATGAATGGTTGGGAATTCCTTGAGGCTTACGATCAGTTGGATAAGGATAAGCAAGGAGGAAAAGTAATCATCATGCTAACCACATCCCTTAACCCAGATGATATTGCTAGAGCAAAACAATATACTAGCTTAGATGAATTTAGGTCAAAACCAATGACAAAAGAGATGTTCATTGACATCATTGAAAAATATGAATCTTCACTAGTTTAG